A portion of the Nitratidesulfovibrio termitidis HI1 genome contains these proteins:
- a CDS encoding ATPase, T2SS/T4P/T4SS family gives MRLAERLMRTTRRQPAPALTPESVIPTSANADADIYGHIQSEPDSLDRSPESAPSRPVPRLGASGLNALSHLSGNGTAANLRDAQEASVSSAPLSTLNGALNGALNGALNVPLDLGYDGDDDAPDNETDNAPIPRVPVNDATLFRAPRTESASASEPAATTSPRADAPEAQPANAQHADGQSSQTSQTGKSRPMARPAARPASAEQVCDVTTLTLHGDHYYEIRARLQDRLLEMMDLAAAESLPPDRLAAEISRLVEKLLREEFRQAPLNAQEQRQLVEDIRDEVMGLGPLEPLLRDPTVNDILVNNHRMVYVERRGKLIRVNTRFLDDDHLRKIIDRIVARIGRRVDEASPMVDARLADGSRVNAIIPPLALDGPSLSIRRFSKDPLELEDLIRFGALTPEMGEVLRGIVKARLNIIVSGGTGSGKTTMLNCLSRFVPHDERIVTIEDAAELQLKQDHVVRLETRPANIEGHGQVTARDLVKNCLRMRPDRIIVGEVRSGEVLDMLQAMNTGHDGSLTTIHANTPRDCLMRLETMVAMAGLNIGTLSLKRYISSAVDVIIQVSRLADGSRKMTSLSELTGMEGDAITMQDIFTFEQTGVDENGKVQGRFRPGGIRPRFAPRLAAMGIELGGALFDPGLSQ, from the coding sequence ATGAGACTGGCCGAACGCCTGATGCGCACCACGCGGCGGCAACCCGCCCCCGCGCTGACGCCGGAATCCGTGATCCCGACATCCGCCAACGCGGACGCCGACATCTACGGGCATATCCAGAGTGAACCGGACAGCCTGGATCGCTCCCCCGAATCCGCACCGTCGCGGCCAGTGCCTCGTCTGGGCGCTTCCGGCCTCAACGCCCTCAGCCACCTTTCCGGCAACGGAACCGCCGCCAACCTGCGGGACGCGCAGGAAGCCTCCGTATCTTCCGCGCCGCTCTCTACCCTCAATGGGGCCCTCAACGGGGCCCTCAACGGGGCCCTGAATGTGCCCCTTGATCTGGGGTACGACGGGGACGACGATGCGCCCGACAACGAGACCGACAACGCACCCATCCCGCGCGTGCCGGTCAACGACGCCACCCTGTTCCGCGCGCCGCGCACCGAATCCGCATCGGCGTCCGAACCCGCGGCGACCACCTCGCCCCGCGCCGACGCACCGGAAGCGCAGCCTGCAAACGCACAGCACGCGGACGGGCAGTCTTCCCAGACCTCCCAGACAGGCAAATCTCGTCCCATGGCCCGCCCCGCCGCCCGCCCCGCCAGCGCAGAGCAGGTGTGCGACGTGACCACGCTGACCCTGCACGGCGACCACTATTACGAAATCCGCGCCCGCCTGCAGGACCGCCTGCTGGAGATGATGGACCTCGCCGCCGCAGAATCGCTGCCGCCCGACAGGCTGGCCGCAGAAATTTCGCGTCTGGTGGAAAAACTGCTGCGCGAGGAGTTCCGGCAGGCCCCCCTCAATGCGCAGGAACAGCGCCAACTGGTCGAGGACATCCGCGACGAGGTCATGGGCCTTGGCCCGCTGGAACCGCTGCTGCGCGACCCCACGGTCAACGACATCCTGGTGAACAACCATCGCATGGTCTACGTGGAACGGCGCGGCAAGCTGATCCGGGTCAACACCCGTTTCCTGGACGATGACCACCTGCGCAAGATCATCGACCGCATCGTGGCCCGCATCGGCCGCCGCGTGGACGAGGCATCGCCCATGGTGGACGCCCGCCTGGCCGACGGTTCGCGCGTCAACGCCATCATCCCGCCGCTGGCCCTGGACGGCCCCAGCCTGTCCATTCGCCGCTTTTCCAAGGACCCGCTGGAACTGGAAGACCTGATCCGCTTCGGCGCGCTGACCCCGGAAATGGGCGAGGTGCTGCGCGGCATCGTCAAGGCGCGGCTGAACATCATCGTTTCCGGCGGCACCGGCTCGGGCAAGACTACCATGCTCAACTGCCTGTCGCGCTTCGTGCCGCACGACGAACGCATAGTGACCATCGAGGACGCGGCGGAACTGCAACTGAAGCAGGACCACGTGGTGCGGCTGGAAACCCGGCCCGCCAACATCGAAGGGCACGGGCAGGTCACCGCGCGCGACCTGGTCAAGAACTGCCTGCGCATGCGGCCCGACCGCATCATCGTGGGCGAAGTGCGCAGTGGCGAGGTGCTGGACATGCTCCAGGCCATGAACACCGGCCACGACGGCTCGCTGACCACCATCCACGCCAACACCCCGCGCGACTGCCTGATGCGCCTTGAAACCATGGTGGCCATGGCCGGGCTGAACATCGGCACCCTGTCGCTGAAGCGGTACATCTCGTCCGCCGTGGACGTGATCATCCAGGTTTCGCGCCTGGCCGACGGCTCGCGCAAGATGACCAGCCTTTCCGAACTCACCGGCATGGAAGGCGACGCCATCACCATGCAGGACATCTTCACCTTCGAACAGACCGGCGTGGACGAAAACGGCAAGGTGCAGGGGCGGTTCCGCCCCGGCGGCATCCGGCCCCGCTTCGCCCCGCGTCTGGCCGCCATGGGCATCGAGCTTGGCGGCGCACTGTTCGATCCCGGCCTGTCGCAGTAA
- a CDS encoding transcriptional regulator codes for MNITHPVCLLTKRLATREELTRVLARQDGFRLVSPGEADDLGLVILEFSDDLEDDFESIASLVTDPRVGEVFVASRQKDPDLIIRAMRAGVSEFLSQPFRSDEVLAALEGYARRRRTARAAAPSTVPTTPGGRIIHIMGAKGGVGATTVAVNLAVLAARALTGTAPASDAKKAGRNLTGRNANAARDMQAMGGMALATGGPAIAPAALPLAALMDMRLPQGDVPLFLDMEYSRTWADGARNLGRLDATFLRSLAERHASGLEVFASPDTGDDLDAISPRAVKAVLDLARALYSVTVVDGGPYADELALVSMQEAETILLVTDLALPALAGARRLLDDVAAAAPSVAARIQLVVNRMSPQAGVDLSEAERLLERKVFATVGDDYGAAVSAINQGVPLCEAAPRSVAARSLAKLAERLAPAPATPGNGGAAPGMKAGSLFARLLHRKGDDTHEPNRRGMERDPEHERGGLLPHGALLQGARG; via the coding sequence ATGAACATCACCCATCCCGTATGCCTGCTCACCAAGCGCCTCGCCACGCGCGAGGAACTCACCCGCGTCCTCGCCCGTCAGGATGGTTTCCGCCTGGTCTCCCCCGGTGAAGCCGACGACCTCGGTCTCGTCATCCTTGAATTCAGCGACGACCTTGAAGACGATTTCGAATCCATCGCCTCGCTGGTGACCGACCCCCGCGTGGGGGAAGTGTTCGTGGCCTCGCGCCAGAAGGACCCGGACCTGATCATCCGGGCCATGCGCGCCGGGGTCAGCGAATTCCTGTCCCAGCCGTTCCGTTCGGACGAGGTGCTGGCCGCGCTGGAAGGCTACGCCCGCCGCCGCCGTACCGCCCGTGCCGCAGCCCCCTCGACGGTGCCGACCACTCCGGGTGGTCGGATCATCCACATCATGGGCGCCAAGGGCGGCGTGGGCGCGACCACCGTGGCCGTGAACCTGGCCGTGCTGGCCGCACGGGCCCTGACCGGCACCGCCCCCGCGTCCGATGCGAAGAAAGCGGGCAGAAATCTGACCGGGCGCAACGCCAACGCCGCGCGCGACATGCAGGCCATGGGCGGCATGGCCCTTGCCACGGGCGGCCCCGCCATTGCGCCTGCCGCGCTGCCCCTGGCAGCGCTGATGGACATGCGCCTGCCCCAGGGCGACGTGCCGCTGTTCCTGGACATGGAATATTCCCGCACCTGGGCCGACGGCGCGCGCAACCTGGGCCGCCTGGACGCCACCTTCCTGCGCAGCCTGGCCGAACGGCACGCCAGCGGCCTTGAGGTGTTCGCCTCGCCCGACACCGGCGACGACCTGGACGCCATCAGCCCCCGCGCGGTGAAGGCCGTGCTGGATCTGGCCCGCGCCCTGTACTCCGTCACCGTGGTGGACGGCGGCCCGTATGCCGACGAACTGGCCCTTGTTTCCATGCAGGAGGCGGAAACCATCCTGCTGGTCACCGACCTGGCCCTGCCCGCACTGGCCGGAGCCCGCCGCCTGCTGGACGACGTGGCCGCCGCCGCGCCGTCCGTGGCCGCACGCATCCAACTGGTGGTCAACCGCATGTCGCCCCAGGCCGGGGTGGACCTGAGCGAGGCCGAACGGCTGCTGGAACGCAAGGTGTTCGCCACCGTGGGCGACGACTACGGCGCGGCCGTGTCGGCCATCAATCAGGGCGTACCCCTGTGCGAGGCGGCCCCCCGCTCGGTGGCCGCGCGCTCGCTGGCCAAGCTGGCGGAACGACTGGCCCCCGCCCCCGCAACGCCCGGCAACGGCGGCGCCGCCCCCGGCATGAAGGCGGGCAGCCTGTTCGCCCGGCTGCTGCACCGCAAGGGCGACGATACGCACGAACCCAATCGGCGCGGCATGGAACGCGACCCCGAACACGAACGGGGCGGCCTGCTGCCGCACGGCGCCCTGCTGCAGGGCGCAAGGGGATAG
- a CDS encoding type II and III secretion system protein family protein, translating to MSRPAPLTRAAVHAVGSLRAVSVACAALAFVLLLAATQARADATPQAVPLAVGKSTVVRTAQPAARVSVADEAIAGVVVLSPQQVYVTGKKPGGTTLTLWNGAGAITQVYDIQVTPDLAQLKEMLHRVLPDEKDIMVMAVGESVTLAGTVRSSAGMTTALDVAKMYAPDKVTNLMQVGGVHQVMLEVKVAEMRKTVLERLGIDLTYAWNNDFAFGMLNQLFTLDSQKGVVGMGGTGAVLSPNVTGMFRATSGRASLMGFLDVLKQNGLVKVLAEPTLICRSGENAEFLAGGEIPIPVPQGLGTVAIEFKKYGVTLGFTPTVVSDKLISMRVSPEVSELDYANVIEINGFTIPAISTRRAATTVELADGQSFAVAGLLRDEVRESIRKYPVLGDLPLLGTLFRSSNWQKNETELVIIVTPRLAKPLDGATAKLPTDGFREPSEFEFFLQGKMEGAAPAITAPAAYADPRNTADAPSGMEGEFGHVLPGHAQGGTK from the coding sequence ATGAGCCGCCCCGCCCCCCTCACCCGCGCGGCGGTTCATGCCGTCGGTTCCCTGCGCGCCGTCAGCGTAGCCTGCGCCGCCCTGGCATTCGTGCTGCTTCTGGCCGCCACGCAGGCCCGGGCCGACGCCACGCCACAGGCCGTGCCGCTGGCCGTGGGCAAGTCCACGGTGGTGCGCACCGCGCAGCCTGCTGCCCGCGTGTCCGTGGCCGACGAAGCCATCGCGGGCGTGGTCGTGCTGTCGCCCCAGCAGGTCTACGTCACCGGCAAGAAGCCGGGCGGCACCACGCTCACCCTGTGGAACGGGGCCGGGGCCATCACCCAGGTCTACGACATCCAGGTCACCCCGGATCTGGCCCAGTTGAAGGAAATGCTGCACCGCGTGCTGCCCGACGAAAAGGACATCATGGTCATGGCCGTGGGTGAATCCGTCACCCTGGCGGGCACCGTGCGCAGCAGCGCGGGCATGACCACCGCCCTGGACGTGGCCAAGATGTACGCCCCGGACAAGGTGACCAACCTCATGCAGGTGGGCGGCGTGCACCAGGTGATGCTGGAAGTGAAGGTGGCCGAGATGCGCAAGACGGTGCTGGAACGTCTGGGCATTGACCTGACCTACGCCTGGAACAACGATTTCGCCTTCGGCATGCTGAACCAGCTGTTCACCCTGGACAGCCAGAAGGGCGTGGTGGGCATGGGCGGCACAGGGGCCGTGCTCAGCCCCAACGTCACCGGCATGTTCCGCGCCACCTCGGGCCGGGCGAGCCTGATGGGCTTTCTGGACGTGCTGAAGCAGAACGGCTTGGTCAAGGTGCTGGCCGAGCCCACGCTGATCTGCCGCAGCGGCGAAAACGCCGAATTCCTGGCCGGGGGCGAGATCCCCATCCCCGTGCCGCAGGGTCTGGGCACCGTGGCCATCGAATTCAAGAAGTACGGCGTGACCCTGGGCTTCACCCCCACGGTGGTCTCGGACAAGCTGATCAGCATGCGCGTAAGCCCCGAAGTTTCCGAGCTGGACTACGCCAACGTCATCGAAATCAACGGGTTCACCATTCCCGCCATCTCCACCCGGCGGGCCGCCACCACCGTGGAGCTGGCCGACGGCCAGAGCTTTGCCGTGGCGGGCCTGCTGCGCGACGAAGTGCGCGAGAGCATCAGGAAATACCCGGTGCTGGGCGACCTGCCCCTGCTGGGCACGCTGTTCCGCTCCAGCAACTGGCAGAAGAACGAAACCGAACTGGTCATCATCGTCACGCCGCGCCTGGCCAAGCCGTTGGACGGCGCCACGGCCAAGCTGCCCACGGACGGCTTCCGCGAACCCTCGGAATTCGAATTCTTCCTGCAGGGCAAGATGGAAGGCGCGGCCCCGGCCATTACCGCACCCGCCGCCTATGCCGATCCCCGCAACACCGCCGATGCCCCCTCGGGCATGGAAGGCGAGTTCGGGCACGTGCTGCCCGGCCATGCCCAGGGAGGCACGAAATGA
- the cpaB gene encoding Flp pilus assembly protein CpaB: MRASSLIQISLALVLALVAGVLVFRFMQVNRAAAPQMAAPEQVELAVAAADVPRGAKLQAEQIKLAPFLKSSAPSGAFTKDTMPVGRVLSSAVAAGEPITEARLLQDGEAHGGVSTLIAPGMRAVAVKGNKVLGLSGFIRPGNHVDVLVTLDDETREKSKSRTKLVLENVRVLATGTELKQEGDDTSTSSVDVYTLEISPPQAEPLALAASRGELHFALRNPADDGKVLTPGTDVPGTLALLTSTPEGKPVPKVRETKVEMISGTERSTLRFPQ; the protein is encoded by the coding sequence ATGCGCGCCTCCTCCCTGATCCAGATTTCCCTCGCGCTGGTGCTGGCCCTGGTGGCCGGGGTGCTGGTGTTCCGGTTCATGCAGGTGAACCGCGCCGCAGCCCCCCAGATGGCCGCCCCCGAACAGGTCGAACTGGCGGTGGCCGCCGCCGACGTGCCGCGCGGCGCCAAGCTGCAGGCCGAGCAGATCAAGCTGGCCCCCTTCCTGAAGTCCAGCGCGCCCTCCGGCGCGTTCACCAAGGACACCATGCCCGTGGGCCGGGTGCTGTCATCCGCCGTGGCCGCTGGTGAACCCATCACCGAAGCCCGCCTGCTGCAGGACGGCGAGGCGCACGGCGGCGTCAGCACGCTGATCGCCCCCGGCATGCGCGCCGTGGCGGTCAAGGGCAACAAGGTGCTGGGCCTTTCCGGGTTCATCCGCCCCGGCAACCATGTGGACGTGCTGGTGACCCTGGACGACGAAACCCGCGAAAAGTCCAAGTCGCGCACCAAGCTGGTGCTGGAAAACGTGCGTGTGCTGGCCACCGGCACCGAACTGAAGCAGGAAGGCGACGACACCTCCACCTCTTCGGTGGACGTGTACACCCTGGAAATTTCGCCCCCGCAGGCCGAACCGCTGGCCCTTGCCGCCTCGCGCGGCGAACTGCACTTCGCCCTGCGCAACCCGGCCGACGACGGCAAGGTGCTGACCCCCGGCACCGACGTGCCCGGCACCCTGGCCCTGCTGACCAGCACCCCCGAAGGCAAGCCGGTCCCCAAGGTGCGCGAAACCAAGGTGGAGATGATCTCCGGCACCGAACGTTCAACGCTGAGGTTCCCGCAATGA
- a CDS encoding prepilin peptidase — protein sequence MNPILAAPLAAVLLVAVTTDLRAMRIPNWLTFPAMLAGVVANAALGAWTGGLSGAWDGLLFSLSGFGLGLGLMLIPFLLRVMGAGDVKLLAAAGAFLGAETVFRAFIWTSLAGGVYALGVLAFHLPQLRAVLRSLRVSVELLAVTGRFDYVPATASARLPRLCYGVAIALGTGLAMAQAAFPTAMSALLPAWAAIL from the coding sequence ATGAACCCCATCCTTGCCGCCCCCCTTGCCGCCGTATTGCTGGTGGCCGTGACCACCGACCTGCGCGCCATGCGCATCCCCAACTGGCTCACCTTTCCGGCCATGCTGGCGGGCGTGGTGGCCAACGCGGCACTGGGCGCATGGACCGGCGGCCTTTCCGGCGCCTGGGACGGCCTGCTCTTCTCCCTGTCCGGTTTCGGCCTGGGCCTCGGCCTGATGCTGATCCCCTTCCTGCTGCGGGTCATGGGCGCGGGCGACGTGAAGCTGCTGGCCGCCGCCGGTGCTTTCCTGGGCGCCGAGACCGTGTTCCGCGCCTTCATCTGGACCAGCCTGGCCGGCGGCGTGTACGCGCTGGGCGTGCTGGCCTTCCACCTGCCGCAACTGCGCGCCGTGCTGCGCTCGCTGCGGGTGTCCGTCGAACTGCTGGCCGTCACCGGCCGCTTCGACTACGTGCCCGCCACCGCCAGCGCCCGCCTGCCCCGGCTGTGCTACGGCGTGGCCATCGCGCTGGGCACGGGCCTGGCCATGGCGCAGGCCGCCTTCCCCACGGCCATGTCCGCCCTGCTGCCCGCCTGGGCCGCCATCCTGTAG
- a CDS encoding Flp family type IVb pilin has product MLKSITALIRDEEGATALEYGLIAALIAAVIVAAVTALGTKVSSTFSYIDSKMPTPGS; this is encoded by the coding sequence ATGCTGAAGTCCATCACCGCCCTGATCCGTGACGAAGAAGGCGCCACCGCCCTGGAATACGGCCTCATCGCCGCCCTCATCGCCGCCGTCATCGTTGCCGCCGTCACCGCGCTCGGCACCAAGGTCAGCTCCACCTTCTCGTACATCGATTCCAAGATGCCCACCCCCGGCTCGTAG
- a CDS encoding Flp family type IVb pilin: protein MSKIVARLINDEEGATALEYGLIAALIAAVIVAAVTALGTKVSSTFSYIDSKMPTPGS, encoded by the coding sequence ATGTCGAAGATCGTCGCCCGCCTGATCAATGATGAAGAAGGCGCTACCGCCCTGGAATACGGCCTCATCGCCGCCCTCATCGCCGCCGTCATCGTCGCCGCCGTCACCGCGCTCGGCACCAAGGTCAGCTCCACCTTCTCGTACATCGATTCCAAGATGCCCACCCCCGGTTCGTAG
- a CDS encoding Flp family type IVb pilin — translation MFERITTLFRDEEGATALEYGLIAALIAAVIVAAVTALGTKVSATFSYIDSKMPTPGS, via the coding sequence ATGTTTGAACGCATCACCACCCTGTTCCGTGACGAAGAAGGCGCCACCGCCCTGGAATACGGCCTCATCGCCGCCCTCATCGCCGCCGTCATCGTCGCCGCCGTCACCGCACTCGGCACCAAGGTCAGCGCCACCTTCTCGTACATCGATTCCAAGATGCCCACCCCCGGCTCGTAG
- a CDS encoding sigma-54-dependent transcriptional regulator yields the protein MSGHILLIEDDTAFQSMLREALEERGHRVTTAGRAEDGIALLRGGGFDLVLSDVMLPGMSGVEAIPHLRSAAPGTDIIVMTAYSTRELALEAVKLGAYDVFSKPFSLKEMDIVIRRAMEKRGLQAEIAALRDSLRRDGPASRIIGESRAIMEVKALIEKVAPLDTTVLIMGESGTGKELASDTIRALSPRAAAPFVKVNCAAIPEHLFENELFGHEKGAFTGAANAQPGKFELAQGGTLMLDEIGDMPLAIQPKLLRVVEQKQVERLGGRKPISLDVRLIAATNQNLADRVREKAFREDLYYRLGVAVVHLPPLRSRKEDIPLLAQHVVRRLQGTLGLPVHGLTPAGVAALCAYDWPGNVRQLANVIERAAIAADGPIDAPDVDRALGRVPGAASEGTASGHGAGYAFSPSAAVDPSGTDNAACGTAPAPGGAHNADGDHAADTPASGSMSSTSTPPASTSAGAASSHAFAAAALTGPIDLRETMRMVERNLLLDALRRAEGRQTEAAVLLGLTAKNLWAKLQKHGIKPRNGLPLIQES from the coding sequence ATGAGCGGCCACATCCTGCTGATCGAAGACGACACCGCCTTCCAGTCCATGCTGCGCGAGGCGCTGGAGGAACGCGGCCACCGCGTCACCACTGCCGGACGCGCCGAGGACGGCATCGCCCTGTTGCGGGGCGGCGGCTTCGATCTGGTGCTGTCCGACGTCATGCTGCCCGGCATGTCCGGGGTGGAAGCCATTCCCCACCTGCGCTCCGCAGCACCCGGCACCGACATCATCGTCATGACCGCCTACTCCACGCGCGAACTGGCGCTGGAAGCGGTGAAGCTGGGCGCCTACGACGTGTTCTCCAAGCCCTTCAGCCTGAAGGAAATGGACATCGTCATCCGCCGGGCCATGGAAAAACGCGGCCTGCAGGCGGAAATCGCCGCCCTGCGCGATTCGCTGCGCCGCGACGGCCCGGCCAGCCGCATCATCGGCGAAAGCCGGGCCATCATGGAGGTAAAGGCGCTCATCGAAAAGGTGGCCCCGCTGGACACCACCGTGCTGATCATGGGTGAATCGGGCACCGGCAAGGAACTGGCCTCGGACACCATCCGGGCGTTGTCGCCCCGCGCGGCTGCACCCTTCGTCAAGGTGAACTGCGCGGCCATTCCCGAGCATCTTTTCGAAAACGAGCTCTTCGGCCACGAAAAGGGGGCCTTCACCGGCGCGGCCAACGCACAGCCCGGCAAGTTCGAACTGGCCCAGGGCGGTACGCTGATGCTGGACGAAATAGGCGACATGCCCCTGGCCATCCAGCCCAAGCTGCTGCGGGTCGTGGAGCAGAAGCAGGTGGAACGCCTGGGCGGACGCAAGCCCATATCGCTGGACGTGCGGCTGATTGCCGCCACCAACCAGAACCTGGCCGACCGGGTGCGCGAAAAGGCCTTCCGCGAGGACCTGTACTACCGCCTGGGCGTGGCCGTGGTGCATCTGCCCCCGCTGCGCAGCCGCAAGGAAGACATCCCCCTGCTGGCACAGCACGTGGTGCGGCGGCTGCAAGGCACCCTGGGCCTGCCCGTGCACGGGCTGACCCCGGCGGGCGTTGCCGCCCTGTGCGCCTATGACTGGCCGGGCAACGTGCGCCAGTTGGCCAACGTCATCGAGCGCGCCGCCATCGCCGCCGACGGCCCCATCGACGCCCCCGACGTGGACCGCGCCCTGGGCCGCGTGCCCGGCGCCGCGTCCGAGGGGACGGCATCCGGGCATGGAGCAGGGTACGCCTTCTCCCCGTCCGCAGCGGTTGACCCGTCAGGAACGGACAACGCAGCCTGCGGCACAGCCCCCGCGCCGGGCGGTGCCCACAACGCTGACGGCGATCACGCAGCCGACACCCCGGCGTCCGGCAGCATGTCGTCCACCAGCACGCCCCCCGCCAGCACCTCTGCGGGTGCTGCCTCCAGCCACGCCTTCGCGGCGGCGGCCCTTACCGGCCCCATCGACCTGCGCGAAACCATGCGCATGGTCGAACGCAACCTGCTGCTGGATGCCCTGCGCCGCGCCGAAGGCCGCCAGACCGAAGCCGCCGTGCTGCTGGGACTGACGGCCAAGAACCTGTGGGCCAAATTGCAGAAGCACGGCATCAAGCCGCGCAACGGACTGCCCCTGATCCAGGAATCCTAG